A single Haloglycomyces albus DSM 45210 DNA region contains:
- a CDS encoding beta-ketoacyl synthase N-terminal-like domain-containing protein, with protein MSWSIDGVGAVAGVGSSITEIGESLCAGRSAVAPLRGFDSELYGMKAAYEIDDRSDGVDQPQRATRWLLEAIEQACEDADLSDLSEVPIVVGTGLRELRTLELAWSRGEAMEPDDLDFARAIRRRFGAAEVHTVSNACSASLYTLALADDLLSCGEADTVVVAGVDAITESMFGLLDRVQPEPPEQVRPFDQERRGVIMGDGAVAIVLRKGTSSRWGSVRSVAVNCDAVHVTAPDEEGICRAIDDAHRRAGVTTSNVELMFLHGTGTVLNDDTEARAVEAVFDHEVERIPMTAIKSMTGHTSGGSGLLSLAVALWCMRVGSIPPIAGLDEPMSSAKRFRLVSGESLRLRPRLAQVNAFGFGGVNAVAIVEGGHDAVE; from the coding sequence ATGAGTTGGTCGATTGACGGAGTAGGAGCGGTGGCCGGTGTCGGCTCCTCGATAACTGAGATCGGTGAATCCCTGTGTGCGGGACGGTCGGCAGTCGCTCCACTACGCGGCTTCGATTCCGAGCTGTATGGGATGAAGGCCGCCTACGAGATCGACGACCGTTCCGACGGTGTCGATCAGCCGCAGCGTGCGACGCGTTGGTTGCTGGAGGCGATCGAGCAAGCCTGTGAGGACGCCGATCTGAGCGACCTGAGCGAGGTTCCCATCGTGGTGGGAACCGGATTGCGGGAGTTGCGGACTCTGGAATTGGCGTGGAGCCGTGGTGAGGCGATGGAGCCGGACGATTTGGATTTCGCCCGTGCGATCCGTCGGAGATTCGGTGCCGCCGAGGTACATACCGTATCCAATGCCTGTTCGGCGTCGCTGTATACCCTCGCGCTCGCCGATGACCTGCTGAGTTGCGGCGAGGCGGACACGGTGGTGGTCGCCGGGGTCGACGCGATCACCGAAAGCATGTTCGGGCTGCTGGATCGGGTACAGCCCGAGCCGCCGGAACAGGTGCGGCCCTTCGACCAGGAACGTCGCGGCGTGATCATGGGCGACGGAGCCGTGGCGATCGTCTTGCGGAAAGGAACGTCGTCTCGTTGGGGCAGCGTCCGGTCGGTGGCGGTCAACTGCGATGCGGTGCACGTGACGGCACCCGACGAAGAGGGCATTTGCCGCGCTATCGACGACGCGCATCGCCGGGCGGGCGTGACGACGTCGAATGTGGAGCTCATGTTCTTGCACGGCACGGGAACGGTTCTCAATGACGACACCGAGGCCCGCGCGGTCGAAGCGGTGTTCGATCACGAGGTGGAACGGATTCCCATGACCGCCATCAAGTCCATGACCGGACACACCTCCGGTGGTTCGGGGCTGCTGAGTTTGGCGGTGGCCTTGTGGTGCATGCGGGTCGGTTCGATTCCGCCGATCGCGGGTTTGGACGAGCCGATGAGTTCGGCTAAACGTTTCCGTTTGGTCAGCGGGGAAAGCCTCCGGCTGCGCCCTCGCTTGGCTCAGGTGAACGCCTTCGGTTTCGGCGGAGTAAACGCCGTGGCCATTGTCGAAGGGGGCCACGATGCAGTGGAATGA
- a CDS encoding alpha/beta fold hydrolase, with translation MSDEQPIVLRRESSGAADAPTVLFLHGLASDTQTWSDVSDGLGRFRLWSAELPWRSEGVADWAVEHDPAVWLDRTAAQLNERIDVVVAHSFAATLALDWLTRPETTVTPRALVVVSPFYRAAARDFDWAAIDYYFNNFHQILAEGIHDRSRRPIPADIAEDMARHVRDRIGPYAWMRFFDAYTRTPSLPLERWDTPTLIMAGRHDRAAFLRDAEALDAVLRRSRLQVFDDCAHFPMHENTHEFHKTLTEFIDLALTDQE, from the coding sequence GTGTCTGACGAACAGCCGATCGTGCTGCGCCGCGAAAGCTCCGGTGCCGCCGACGCCCCCACCGTCCTGTTCCTCCACGGTCTGGCCAGCGATACGCAAACCTGGTCGGACGTGTCCGACGGGTTGGGGAGGTTTCGACTGTGGAGTGCGGAACTGCCCTGGCGGTCGGAAGGAGTGGCCGACTGGGCGGTCGAACACGACCCGGCGGTGTGGCTCGACCGTACCGCCGCGCAACTGAACGAGCGGATCGACGTGGTCGTCGCCCATTCCTTCGCCGCCACACTGGCGCTCGACTGGTTGACCCGACCGGAGACCACCGTGACCCCACGGGCGCTTGTGGTCGTATCGCCCTTCTACCGCGCCGCGGCGCGCGACTTCGATTGGGCGGCGATCGACTACTACTTCAACAATTTCCATCAAATTCTGGCGGAGGGCATCCACGACCGCAGTCGTCGTCCCATACCGGCCGACATCGCCGAGGACATGGCGCGGCACGTCCGCGATCGGATCGGTCCCTACGCCTGGATGCGGTTCTTCGACGCCTACACCAGGACACCGTCCTTGCCGCTGGAGCGTTGGGACACCCCGACTCTCATCATGGCAGGACGCCACGACCGCGCGGCGTTCCTGCGGGACGCCGAGGCGCTGGACGCGGTGCTGCGGCGCTCGCGGCTGCAGGTGTTCGACGACTGCGCCCATTTCCCCATGCACGAGAACACCCATGAGTTTCACAAGACGCTCACGGAATTCATCGACCTCGCACTGACCGATCAGGAGTAA
- a CDS encoding beta-ketoacyl synthase N-terminal-like domain-containing protein, which yields MQWNDVVVTGIGHAISGVADVSDLERDRARGHAAFDPAEVLGSKGLRYKDRATSLGMAAAQRVLDDSDLDRGREGPSDSTGVVVSSNTGNVDTVCRAVSTIHAESVNGTSPMGLPNASSNVIASSIAIRFKLRGPNLTVCDGELSGLEALRLGALQIRAGRCQRVLVVGVEPANEVVAFLHDCGVDELFDGAAAVMLEARDSAADRDVTPAAECVGWGRGASAWDSLRRLRLNDADSAFTWFSPPRGDETHVPETLRPQRVRDISDGMGRCGGSLGVVQAIEAVARMRDGEPGLAVATNANAEAALSMALRGGTAGV from the coding sequence ATGCAGTGGAATGACGTCGTCGTGACGGGCATCGGCCACGCGATCAGCGGGGTCGCCGACGTGAGCGACTTGGAACGCGACCGTGCCCGTGGTCATGCGGCCTTCGATCCCGCCGAGGTTCTGGGTTCCAAAGGTCTGCGTTATAAGGACCGGGCGACGAGCCTGGGAATGGCGGCCGCCCAACGCGTGCTTGACGATTCGGATTTGGATCGTGGCCGCGAGGGTCCGTCTGATTCGACCGGTGTCGTGGTCAGTTCGAACACCGGCAATGTCGATACCGTCTGTCGGGCCGTGTCGACCATTCACGCCGAATCGGTCAACGGCACCAGCCCCATGGGGCTGCCCAACGCGTCCAGCAATGTGATCGCCTCGTCGATAGCCATTCGCTTCAAACTGCGCGGGCCCAACCTCACCGTCTGCGACGGAGAACTGTCCGGTTTGGAAGCTCTTCGATTGGGGGCACTCCAGATTCGGGCGGGTCGCTGTCAGCGCGTGCTGGTCGTTGGAGTGGAACCGGCCAACGAGGTCGTTGCTTTCCTCCACGATTGCGGCGTGGACGAGCTGTTCGACGGTGCCGCGGCGGTCATGTTGGAAGCCCGTGACAGTGCCGCCGACCGTGACGTCACTCCCGCTGCCGAGTGCGTGGGATGGGGTCGCGGCGCCTCGGCGTGGGATTCGCTGCGCCGCTTGCGATTGAACGACGCCGATTCCGCCTTCACCTGGTTTTCCCCACCTCGAGGTGACGAGACGCATGTTCCCGAAACGCTACGGCCACAACGGGTACGTGACATCTCGGACGGAATGGGACGTTGTGGCGGCTCCCTCGGGGTCGTCCAGGCGATCGAAGCGGTCGCCCGCATGCGCGACGGTGAGCCCGGTCTGGCCGTAGCCACCAACGCGAACGCGGAAGCGGCCCTCAGCATGGCCCTGCGAGGAGGTACGGCAGGTGTCTGA